The following proteins are co-located in the Triticum aestivum cultivar Chinese Spring chromosome 1A, IWGSC CS RefSeq v2.1, whole genome shotgun sequence genome:
- the LOC123075129 gene encoding uncharacterized protein: MADMSSPTGQARPAAPMATADLEAAIAALPVRKQRLRETFDRLVACAPPHYHLPFTWDDIDAHVSSLHASLSLRFRQMQQQPHPGAPVSATAIHDAEQPHPCVPVPATATPADGQPDPCVPVSATHGESIQEDEEMVMEDEDASPVQEDDRVEDAGMGFVGAPMRQAGGTRDQEFPVPARAHALDAGSPMLRQPYTAFPPEVHSQLNLPMLQRQQPYMRYQQQEFPAMAVARNTYNIPPMVQQPYPYHNIPPMVQRPYVPYFRQEFSPDFRQEFFPDDDVTRQPFRQEFSPGFRQDFFPDDDVTRQPFRQEFSPGFRQEFFPDDDVTRQPFRQEFSPGFRQDFFPDDDVTRQPFRQEFSPGFRQEFFPDDEVTRQPFRQEFFPDVTRQARMGIDHVLQEQYMAMVHHRPYSPQQQYMAHHQPHFPVAQAPSAHGQGSNTKRRPPSKTTDTDNINVRSSKPSKKSRRNFHKHHGKPKPNNEPFQKKTIYDYF, from the coding sequence ATGGCGGACATGTCGTCGCCGACTGGCCAGGCCCGGCCGGCGGCGCCGATGGCGACGGCTGACCTGGAGGCCGCCATCGCGGCGCTCCCCGTCAGGAAGCAGCGCCTGCGGGAGACCTTCGACCGCCTCGTCGCCTGCGCGCCGCCCCATTACCATCTCCCCTTCACCTGGGACGACATCGACGCCCATGTCTCCTCCCTccacgcctccctctccctccgcttCCGCCAGATGCAGCAGCAGCCCCACCCCGGCGCCCCCGTGTCCGCAACCGCGATCCACGACGCCGAGCAGCCCCACCCCTGCGTGCCCGTGCCCGCAACCGCAACCCCCGCCGACGGGCAGCCCGACCCTTGCGTCCCCGTGTCCGCAACCCACGGCGAGTCCATCCAGGAGGACGAGGAGATGGTTATGGAGGATGAAGACGCCTCTCCTGTTCAAGAGGATGATAGAGTGGAGGACGCAGGCATGGGCTTTGTGGGGGCGCCAATGCGCCAGGCCGGAGGAACTCGTGATCAAGAGTTTCCGGTTCCGGCGCGGGCTCACGCCCTGGACGCCGGCAGCCCTATGCTTCGGCAGCCATACACGGCGTTCCCGCCTGAAGTGCATAGCCAGCTGAATCTTCCTATGCTCCAGCGACAACAACCATACATGCGGTACCAGCAGCAGGAGTTTCCTGCCATGGCGGTGGCCAGGAATACCTACAATATTCCTCCGATGGTCCAGCAGCCGTacccgtaccacaatattcctccGATGGTGCAGCGGCCGTACGTGCCGTACTTCAGGCAAGAATTCTCCCCTGATTTCAGGCAAGAATTCTTCCCTGATGATGATGTGACGAGGCAGCCCTTCAGGCAAGAATTCTCCCCTGGTTTCAGGCAAGACTTCTTCCCTGATGATGATGTGACGAGGCAGCCCTTCAGGCAAGAATTCTCCCCTGGTTTCAGGCAAGAATTCTTCCCTGATGATGATGTGACGAGGCAGCCCTTCAGGCAAGAATTCTCCCCTGGTTTCAGGCAAGACTTCTTCCCTGATGATGATGTGACGAGGCAGCCCTTCAGGCAAGAATTCTCCCCTGGTTTCAGGCAAGAATTCTTCCCTGATGATGAAGTGACGAGGCAGCCCTTCAGGCAAGAATTCTTCCCTGATGTGACGAGGCAGGCCCGGATGGGCATTGACCATGTGCTCCAGGAGCAGTACATGGCAATGGTGCACCATCGACCGTACTCCCCACAGCAGCAGTACATGGCGCACCACCAGCCACACTTCCCTGTTGCACAGGCTCCTAGTGCTCATGGTCAGGGATCAAACACTAAGCGTCGACCACCGAGCAAGACTACCGATACGGACAACATCAATGTTCGTAGTAGCAAGCCAAGTAAGAAGAGCAGGAGGAATTTCCACAAGCACCATGGCAAACCAAAGCCAAACAATGAGCCATTTCAAAAGAAGACCATATATGATTATTTTTGA